Proteins encoded in a region of the Streptomyces sp. PCS3-D2 genome:
- a CDS encoding beta-N-acetylhexosaminidase, with product MRVLRRALGTLLVLGAVSCTAAHGDDANAGDDPPAAPAPFERLLPAPVSARAGGPGYPFGPGTVVRTGPGADEEVRRVGRLLAEQLRGPSGLPLPVIDGVRGNGIRLRIDAEAEGVGREGYRLTSGPTGVDLVARTPAGLFRAGQTLRQLVPVAGPGTVPGGTVTDRPRFAYRGAMVDIARHFFTVEQVKRYVDQLAQYKINALHVHLTDDQGWRLAIDSWPRLAQYGGAGEVGGGPGGHWTKAEYRELVAYAGERYVDVVPEIDMPGHTNAALASYAELNCDGKAPPRYTGTKVGFSSLCVGAERTYAFVEDVLGELAELTPGRYLHIGGDEAHATPAADYAAFMDRAQEVVGRHGKTVVAWHQLASARPAAGAVLQYWGHDRTPAADRSAVAAAARAGHPLILSPADRVYLDMKYGAQTGPGLAWAGHVPVARSYSWDPGAYLAGVPESAVLGVEAPLWTENVATRAEWELMAFPRVLGLAELGWSPAAALDWTAYSRRLAAQAPRLDAQDIGYFRAPDVPWTR from the coding sequence ATGAGAGTCCTGCGACGCGCGCTCGGCACCCTCCTCGTCCTCGGTGCCGTCTCCTGCACCGCCGCCCACGGCGACGACGCGAACGCCGGTGACGACCCGCCCGCGGCCCCCGCCCCCTTCGAACGGCTCCTGCCGGCACCGGTCTCCGCGCGCGCCGGGGGCCCCGGCTACCCCTTCGGGCCGGGCACGGTCGTGCGTACGGGGCCGGGCGCGGACGAGGAGGTCCGCCGGGTGGGCCGGCTCCTCGCGGAGCAGCTGCGCGGGCCGAGCGGGCTGCCGCTGCCGGTGATCGACGGGGTGCGCGGGAACGGCATCCGGCTCAGGATCGACGCGGAGGCCGAGGGGGTCGGCCGGGAGGGGTACCGGCTGACGTCCGGGCCGACCGGGGTCGACCTCGTGGCGCGGACCCCGGCCGGACTCTTCCGGGCGGGCCAGACCCTGCGCCAGCTGGTGCCGGTGGCCGGGCCCGGGACGGTACCGGGCGGCACCGTCACCGACCGGCCGCGCTTCGCCTACCGGGGGGCCATGGTCGACATCGCACGTCACTTCTTCACCGTGGAACAGGTGAAGCGGTACGTGGACCAGCTCGCCCAGTACAAGATCAATGCACTCCACGTGCACCTCACCGACGACCAGGGGTGGCGCCTGGCGATCGACTCCTGGCCCCGGCTGGCGCAGTACGGGGGCGCCGGCGAGGTCGGCGGCGGGCCCGGCGGCCACTGGACGAAGGCCGAGTACCGCGAGCTGGTGGCGTACGCGGGCGAGCGGTACGTGGACGTGGTCCCCGAGATCGACATGCCCGGGCACACCAACGCGGCGCTGGCCTCCTACGCCGAGCTGAACTGCGACGGGAAGGCACCGCCCCGCTACACCGGGACCAAGGTCGGCTTCAGCTCGCTGTGCGTCGGCGCGGAGCGGACGTACGCGTTCGTCGAGGACGTGCTCGGGGAGCTGGCGGAGCTGACCCCCGGCCGGTACCTGCACATCGGGGGCGACGAGGCGCACGCCACGCCGGCGGCGGACTACGCGGCCTTCATGGACCGGGCGCAGGAGGTGGTGGGCCGCCACGGCAAGACGGTGGTGGCCTGGCACCAACTGGCCTCGGCACGCCCGGCGGCGGGCGCGGTCCTGCAGTACTGGGGCCACGACAGGACCCCGGCGGCGGACCGGTCGGCGGTGGCGGCGGCCGCGAGGGCCGGGCACCCGCTGATCCTGTCACCGGCCGACCGGGTGTACCTGGACATGAAGTACGGGGCGCAAACGGGGCCGGGGCTGGCCTGGGCGGGCCACGTCCCGGTGGCGCGGTCGTACTCCTGGGACCCGGGGGCCTATCTGGCCGGGGTGCCGGAGTCGGCGGTGCTCGGGGTGGAGGCCCCGCTGTGGACGGAGAACGTCGCGACGCGGGCCGAGTGGGAGCTGATGGCGTTCCCGCGGGTGCTGGGCCTGGCGGAGCTGGGCTGGTCCCCGGCGGCCGCCCTGGACTGGACGGCGTACAGCCGCCGCCTCGCCGCCCAGGCCCCCCGTCTGGACGCCCAGGACATCGGGTACTTCCGGGCCCCGGACGTGCCCTGGACGCGCTGA
- a CDS encoding alpha/beta hydrolase — protein MPELFAQLFRQDFAELDAATASWKKLAKAFDDTQRGSAKRVTGPLHKAGWAGVSAHYGFAAMEATETKLGTAEVNARLIATILQALGTKMREAQRDLRNAVADAEAAGHKVREDDGWVEPKQAVDPKYHNDPDYAGLQREANSGLGGFRARIEAAVTAAETASQTAADALYQLDPFDLDKRYGGAHAQEDAARVAAYAGIDPKAIPDGKDPQRSKDWWAGLDEEKRQFYLAAYPDRIGALDGLPAPVRDEANRNALDLRLNDYALREGTLGYHDRYNYRNLTALKDRLEKTDSGPPNKQMYLLGYGTGKDGRAIVAMGNPDTARHTAVLVPGTDNQLDNYGGQLDRIGKLQDAARKSVAPGEEVAVVSWMDYDAPEIDGSVATPGRAHAGEQDLRDFTHGLRAAHQGERTHLTVIGHSYGSTMTGAADAGGRGLDADDVVVVGSPGLTVERANQLHVNPRHLWVGAAPDDLVSNWTSGATLGEDPKDPAFGAQRMHVDTEGHSGYWDEGSRSLDNQGRIVAGLKPRPGPSN, from the coding sequence GTGCCCGAACTCTTCGCCCAGCTGTTCCGCCAGGACTTCGCCGAACTGGACGCCGCCACCGCTTCCTGGAAGAAGCTCGCCAAAGCCTTCGACGACACCCAGCGGGGCAGCGCCAAGCGGGTCACCGGACCCCTGCACAAGGCCGGCTGGGCCGGCGTCAGCGCCCACTACGGATTCGCCGCCATGGAGGCCACCGAGACGAAGCTCGGTACAGCCGAGGTGAACGCCCGCCTGATCGCCACGATCCTCCAGGCACTCGGCACCAAGATGCGCGAGGCCCAGCGCGATCTGCGCAACGCGGTCGCGGACGCCGAAGCTGCCGGGCACAAGGTCCGGGAGGACGACGGATGGGTCGAACCGAAGCAGGCCGTCGACCCCAAGTACCACAACGACCCCGACTACGCAGGCCTGCAACGCGAGGCCAACTCCGGGCTGGGGGGCTTCCGGGCACGCATCGAAGCGGCGGTCACGGCGGCCGAGACCGCCAGCCAGACGGCGGCCGACGCGCTCTACCAACTGGACCCCTTCGACCTCGACAAGCGCTACGGCGGCGCCCATGCCCAGGAAGACGCGGCGCGCGTCGCCGCATACGCTGGCATCGACCCGAAAGCCATCCCGGACGGCAAGGACCCCCAGCGCTCCAAGGACTGGTGGGCCGGCCTGGACGAAGAAAAGCGGCAGTTCTACCTCGCCGCCTACCCGGATCGGATCGGAGCGCTGGACGGCCTGCCCGCGCCCGTGCGCGACGAGGCCAACCGGAACGCCCTGGACCTGCGCCTGAACGACTACGCCCTGCGGGAAGGCACGCTCGGCTACCACGACCGGTACAACTACCGTAATCTGACCGCCCTCAAGGACCGGCTGGAGAAGACGGACAGCGGCCCGCCCAACAAGCAGATGTACCTGCTCGGGTACGGCACCGGGAAGGACGGCCGCGCGATCGTGGCCATGGGCAATCCCGACACAGCCCGGCACACCGCCGTCCTCGTGCCCGGAACGGACAACCAGTTGGACAACTACGGCGGCCAACTGGACCGCATCGGAAAACTGCAGGACGCCGCGCGCAAATCGGTCGCCCCCGGTGAGGAGGTCGCCGTCGTCAGCTGGATGGACTACGACGCCCCCGAGATCGACGGCAGCGTCGCCACACCGGGCAGGGCGCATGCGGGAGAGCAGGACCTGCGGGACTTCACCCACGGCCTGCGCGCCGCCCACCAGGGCGAACGCACCCACCTGACCGTCATCGGCCACAGCTACGGGTCCACCATGACCGGCGCCGCGGACGCGGGGGGCCGCGGGCTGGACGCGGACGACGTGGTGGTGGTCGGCAGCCCCGGTCTCACCGTGGAGCGGGCGAACCAGCTGCACGTGAACCCGCGGCACCTGTGGGTGGGAGCCGCTCCGGACGACCTGGTCTCGAACTGGACCTCGGGCGCCACCCTGGGTGAAGACCCCAAGGACCCCGCCTTCGGCGCACAGCGAATGCACGTCGACACCGAAGGACACAGCGGCTACTGGGACGAAGGCAGCCGGAGCCTGGACAACCAGGGCCGCATCGTCGCGGGGCTGAAGCCGCGGCCCGGGCCGTCGAACTGA